One genomic segment of Chitinophaga parva includes these proteins:
- a CDS encoding AAA family ATPase, with translation MIIIVTGLPSSGKSYFASHLSALINAVYINSDQVRKRLFIRRTYSEAEKLSVYAHMLREMKDAVRQHKDVVMDATFYKKSIRENFLRQAGGTETVAFIEIKADEALIKDRLKQARTDSEADFEVYQKIKEQWEPLEEPHLTLQSTNKNIDSMLAQAGDYLNITINDQGTDR, from the coding sequence ATGATCATTATTGTTACAGGTTTGCCATCTTCCGGCAAAAGCTATTTTGCATCACACTTGTCAGCACTGATCAACGCTGTTTACATCAACAGCGACCAGGTCAGGAAGAGACTGTTTATCAGGCGGACTTACTCAGAAGCTGAGAAGCTATCTGTTTACGCACACATGCTCAGGGAAATGAAAGATGCGGTACGCCAGCATAAGGATGTAGTAATGGACGCTACATTTTACAAAAAAAGTATACGGGAGAACTTTCTCAGGCAGGCCGGTGGTACGGAAACAGTAGCATTTATAGAGATCAAAGCGGACGAAGCCCTGATAAAAGACCGCTTGAAACAGGCAAGGACAGACAGCGAAGCTGATTTTGAGGTCTACCAAAAAATAAAAGAACAATGGGAACCATTGGAGGAACCGCATTTGACCCTGCAATCAACGAACAAAAACATCGACAGCATGTTGGCCCAGGCAGGGGACTATTTAAACATAACGATAAATGACCAGGGAACAGATCGATAA
- a CDS encoding acetate--CoA ligase family protein: MQENELYQWLAGYGIPVPDYKFFPLHGELISEPYPVALKIVSPGIVHKTEVGGVALNLDSPQELEKARERILANLHSHGIIPGEGDGWIVTRMYEGIELFFGVTWDPAFEKVILFGAGGTRVEIDRDICYIDSEAGEEEIKHAISRTRIGRIFTDGFRGKKYDIRLVVDLVQKLQRLEVSELDCNPVMLTENGLVVVDARARVGDLPLPGRPLKHIPALFQPVHTAIIGVSGHTEKVGYALAKNNAGDPDCCYVNPHLDTLFNKKVFARIEDLPEIDTAVLCIPPGALQDSIERLIPKKVKNIVIITAGFREAGRDERFLQELADRYGVNIIGPNCLGIYMKGKNLTFGPESMKNGEVNLFSQSGAIVAELMDKALYRNIGFENIVSTGNMADVDFGNLVYSYQGMHAINLYIEGVSNGKNLLRAIRQRKVPVRVFKAGRTEAAKKAAFSHTGNLAGNYELFTGLMESAGAQILRDINGLLYPYDLKKVLIVTNAGGAGTVMSDLISDKLLTLSGEQVDELGKVLPHHWSKNNPIDIIGDATHERYLKVLEIADRFGADAIYVLVTPQFMTDTEDISRIFVDHAFHTQLFPVLLGGVKMEAARCILRKAGVTYFEELTEAVSFL, encoded by the coding sequence ATGCAGGAAAATGAATTATATCAATGGTTAGCAGGATATGGAATCCCTGTGCCAGATTATAAGTTCTTCCCTTTACACGGAGAACTTATTTCGGAACCCTATCCGGTTGCGCTGAAGATCGTGTCGCCTGGAATCGTTCACAAGACGGAGGTAGGCGGTGTCGCCCTTAATTTGGATAGCCCGCAGGAGTTGGAAAAAGCACGCGAAAGGATACTTGCAAACCTGCATTCGCACGGCATTATCCCGGGAGAGGGAGATGGATGGATCGTTACCAGAATGTACGAAGGTATAGAGCTTTTCTTTGGCGTTACATGGGACCCGGCGTTTGAAAAGGTGATCTTATTTGGGGCGGGCGGCACGAGGGTGGAGATAGACAGGGACATTTGTTACATAGACAGTGAGGCGGGGGAGGAAGAAATAAAACATGCCATCAGCCGAACCCGGATCGGGCGGATCTTCACGGATGGGTTCAGGGGTAAAAAGTATGATATCCGGCTGGTGGTGGACCTGGTGCAGAAATTACAGCGGTTGGAGGTGAGTGAACTGGATTGCAACCCGGTGATGTTAACTGAAAATGGACTTGTGGTAGTGGATGCCAGGGCAAGAGTAGGGGATCTTCCATTACCAGGCAGGCCCCTGAAACACATACCAGCATTGTTTCAGCCTGTTCATACGGCTATAATAGGTGTCAGCGGTCATACAGAGAAGGTGGGCTATGCGCTGGCGAAGAACAATGCGGGCGATCCAGACTGCTGCTATGTAAACCCCCACCTGGATACCCTGTTCAATAAAAAGGTTTTTGCCCGCATAGAAGACCTTCCGGAAATTGATACCGCTGTCCTCTGTATACCACCAGGTGCATTACAGGACAGCATTGAACGGCTGATCCCCAAAAAGGTTAAGAATATTGTAATCATCACGGCCGGGTTCCGCGAAGCAGGACGTGATGAACGTTTCCTGCAGGAACTGGCCGATAGGTATGGTGTGAATATCATCGGACCTAACTGTCTCGGCATCTACATGAAAGGAAAAAACCTGACGTTCGGACCGGAAAGTATGAAGAATGGCGAAGTCAATTTATTCTCGCAGTCCGGGGCCATCGTAGCCGAACTAATGGATAAAGCCTTATACAGGAATATCGGATTTGAAAACATCGTATCAACCGGAAATATGGCCGACGTGGATTTTGGAAATCTCGTCTATTCTTACCAGGGAATGCATGCCATCAATCTTTATATTGAAGGGGTGTCCAATGGGAAAAACCTTCTCCGCGCAATCAGGCAACGTAAAGTTCCTGTCAGGGTGTTTAAGGCCGGCCGGACAGAAGCCGCCAAGAAGGCGGCATTTTCCCATACGGGCAACCTTGCGGGCAATTATGAGCTATTCACAGGGCTCATGGAGAGCGCCGGTGCGCAAATACTCCGGGACATCAATGGATTATTATACCCTTATGATCTCAAAAAGGTGCTTATCGTCACTAATGCGGGCGGCGCAGGTACCGTGATGAGCGACCTTATCAGCGACAAGCTTCTTACACTGAGCGGGGAACAGGTCGATGAGCTGGGCAAGGTATTGCCCCATCACTGGTCGAAGAATAATCCCATCGATATTATCGGGGACGCCACACATGAGCGGTACCTGAAGGTGCTTGAAATAGCAGACAGGTTTGGGGCCGATGCCATCTATGTGCTTGTAACCCCCCAGTTCATGACCGATACGGAAGATATTAGCCGCATTTTTGTGGACCATGCGTTCCATACGCAGCTATTTCCCGTTCTTTTAGGGGGCGTAAAAATGGAAGCGGCGCGTTGCATTCTCCGAAAGGCGGGCGTTACTTATTTTGAAGAGCTGACAGAGGCTGTGTCATTCCTTTGA
- a CDS encoding erythromycin esterase family protein codes for MRHYFNKQVSFDETEAITAIRQSHYPLHSKADLGPLMDRIGDARVVMLGEASHGTHEYYMWRAHISKRLIEEKGFNFIAVEGDWPECYRLNRFIKGYNQESKSAFKELQTFRRWPTWMWANWEIVALADWMLEHNTGLAANSKVGFYGLDVYSLWESIENIMQYLKRVDPAALKVAQNAIRCFEPYRKEEGSSYARAAQFVPDLCQKEVVELLSEIQRRLPTYNTDHENVFSTEQNALVAVNAEKYYRAMVTGGPHSWNVRDRHMADTLERLLTFHGKDAKAIVWAHNTHVGDARATDMTNEGMYNIGELARLEHHDKGVVLVGFGSWRGSVTAARAWGAPMKEMELPQAQKGTWEYLLHAAGENNKLLIMNDLVRNDMLMEHHLGHRAVGVIYNPIYEQYSNYVPSVIPMRYDAFIYLDNTKALHPLHLEPHGHETPQTYPFGV; via the coding sequence ATGAGACACTATTTCAACAAACAGGTATCCTTCGATGAAACAGAAGCAATCACAGCCATCCGGCAATCGCATTATCCGCTGCACAGCAAGGCAGACCTGGGTCCCTTGATGGACAGGATAGGGGATGCGCGCGTCGTTATGCTGGGCGAAGCCAGCCATGGGACACATGAATACTATATGTGGCGGGCACATATTTCCAAACGCCTCATTGAAGAAAAGGGATTCAATTTTATTGCCGTGGAGGGGGACTGGCCGGAATGCTACCGCCTCAACCGGTTTATAAAAGGATACAACCAGGAGAGCAAGAGCGCTTTCAAGGAATTGCAGACGTTCCGGCGCTGGCCCACCTGGATGTGGGCTAACTGGGAAATAGTAGCGTTGGCCGACTGGATGCTGGAGCATAATACCGGTCTTGCTGCCAATAGCAAAGTTGGCTTCTATGGACTGGATGTGTACAGTCTTTGGGAGAGCATTGAGAATATCATGCAGTACCTTAAAAGGGTCGATCCTGCTGCGCTTAAAGTTGCCCAAAATGCCATTCGCTGCTTTGAACCGTATCGAAAAGAAGAAGGTAGCTCCTACGCAAGGGCCGCGCAATTTGTTCCCGACCTTTGTCAGAAGGAAGTGGTCGAATTATTGAGTGAAATTCAGCGGCGGCTTCCAACGTACAATACGGATCATGAAAATGTGTTCAGCACAGAACAGAATGCCCTGGTGGCTGTCAATGCGGAAAAATATTACCGGGCCATGGTCACCGGCGGCCCCCACAGCTGGAATGTCCGGGACCGCCACATGGCTGATACACTGGAACGGCTGCTGACCTTTCATGGAAAGGATGCCAAAGCCATTGTGTGGGCTCATAATACACACGTAGGGGATGCCAGGGCAACGGACATGACCAATGAAGGAATGTACAATATCGGGGAACTGGCCCGGTTGGAGCATCACGACAAAGGGGTGGTGCTGGTCGGGTTTGGCAGCTGGAGGGGCTCAGTAACCGCCGCCAGGGCCTGGGGTGCCCCAATGAAAGAGATGGAGCTGCCACAGGCACAAAAAGGAACCTGGGAATACCTGCTGCATGCAGCCGGAGAGAACAACAAGTTATTAATCATGAACGACCTGGTACGCAATGACATGCTGATGGAGCATCACCTTGGCCATCGTGCCGTAGGGGTGATATACAATCCCATCTATGAGCAATATAGCAACTATGTTCCCTCTGTCATCCCCATGCGTTACGACGCATTCATTTACCTCGATAACACTAAAGCATTACACCCGTTGCACCTGGAACCGCACGGCCACGAGACCCCGCAGACATATCCTTTTGGGGTATGA